In the Carassius gibelio isolate Cgi1373 ecotype wild population from Czech Republic chromosome B24, carGib1.2-hapl.c, whole genome shotgun sequence genome, one interval contains:
- the LOC128013006 gene encoding patched domain-containing protein 1-like, which translates to MLRQVLHEGLRTSFHKLGHFVANHPVFFASAPVLISILLGASFSRYRIEENVEFLLAPKHSLAKIEGNLVDSLFPVNRSKHTLYSDLQTPGRYGRVIVTSRRGSVLDPHHVNSVLKLHNTITQIQVPMLGFNYTFAHLCLLDDSKSCIVDDILRVLEEMRSARASNRSAPLLRYPITKLKDGREAYIGHQLGGVLAGGGRDGVRSARALQLTYYLQAASPLNEVVAATWELLFCKELENFGKDHPELSLYPFTSSSLQRDFQRTSRVSERPLLFSLAVCLSLAMLCCSMRDCVRTKPWLGLLALVTVSLATLTSAGIFNLTGGKYNSTYLGIPFVMLGHGLFGTFEMLSSWRRTREDQHVKERVAAVFSDCMLPFTASTALHVVTFGIGASPFTNIEAVRLFCQNACISVLFNYLYILTFYGSNLVFAGYLENNYRHSLFCRRVPKPELLQQKPAWYRFLMYTHYNEESTEAGPLRAYESHLLVAFMKRYYCDWITNTYVKPFVVLFYLVYVSFALMGYLQVSEGSDLSNVVATETSTIAYTRAQQRYFSSYSPVIGFYIYESIEYWNTSVQDDLLEYTKGFERISWFESYLNYLHGLNITTSLSRSNFTERLRSGFLRQPRYVHFSDDIIFAKRADGEFDVVASRVFLVAKTTENKREEMSILLDTLRKLSLTSRVKFIIFNPSFVYMDRYASSVGAPLKNSCIAALFLLFFSTFLAADPLVNAWLTVTVASVEFGLVGFMTLWQVELDCVSVLCLIYGVNYAVDSSTPLVSAFALGRESTRTRWVKLALERHGVPALQSYLCYGAALLPLAAVPSNLTRTLFRCLFLTAIITAFHCLAILPVLLTFLPPSKKKRRERKNAEENQEEIECVEMVDSTRVVDQITTV; encoded by the exons ATGTTGCGACAAGTGTTGCACGAAGGGCTCAGGACGTCATTCCACAAACTGGGCCACTTTGTCGCCAATCACCCGGTGTTTTTTGCCTCCGCGCCCGTGCTGATCTCCATCCTCCTGGGCGCGAGCTTCAGCAGATACCGCATAGAGGAAAACGTGGAGTTCCTGTTAGCCCCCAAACACAGCCTGGCGAAGATCGAGGGGAACTTGGTGGATAGTTTATTCCCCGTAAACCGATCCAAGCACACGCTCTACTCGGATTTGCAAACACCCGGCAGATATGGCCGGGTCATCGTGACTTCGCGTAGGGGGAGCGTGTTGGACCCTCACCACGTTAACTCTGTCCTAAAG CTACACAACACAATCACTCAGATCCAGGTTCCTATGTTGGGGTTCAACTACACCTTTGCCCACCTCTGCCTGTTGGATGACAGCAAGAGCTGCATCGTGGATGACATCCTGCGGGTTCTGGAGGAGATGAGATCAGCACGGGCATCCAACCGCTCAGCCCCACTTCTGCGTTACCCTATCACCAAACTCAAAGATGGACGGGAGGCCTATATTGGGCACCAACTGGGCGGAGTCCTGGCAGGTGGAGGGAGAGACGGGGTGCGTTCTGCTCGAGCCCTTCAACTCACATACTACCTACAAGCCGCCAGCCCACTGAACGAAGTGGTAGCGGCCACCTGGGAGCTGCTGTTCTGCAAAGAATTGGAGAACTTTGGGAAGGATCATCCAGAGCTTAGCCTATACCCCTTCACTTCCTCTTCTCTTCAGAGGGACTTCCAAAGGACCAGTCGGGTATCAGAAAGACCGCTGCTCTTTAGCCTGGCTGTGTGCCTCTCGCTGGCCATGCTGTGCTGCTCAATGCGAGACTGTGTGCGTACAAAGCCTTGGCTGGGTCTTCTAGCTCTGGTGACTGTCAGCCTTGCTACACTCACCTCTGCAGGCATTTTCAACCTCACAGGAGGGAAATACAATTCAACATACCTTGGGATCCCATTTGTCATGTTAG GTCATGGCTTGTTTGGCACATTTGAGATGCTGTCGTCTTGGCGTCGGACCCGCGAGGACCAGCATGTGAAGGAGAGGGTTGCTGCTGTGTTTTCTGACTGTATGCTGCCCTTCACAGCAAGCACTGCCTTGCACGTGGTCACCTTTGGTATAGGGGCCAGTCCATTCACAAACATTGAGGCCGTGCGTCTATTTTGTCAAAACGCCTGCATCTCAGTCCTCTTCAACTACCTCTACATCCTCACCTTCTATGGCTCCAACCTGGTGTTTGCTGGCTACCTGGAAAACAACTACCGTCACAGTCTATTTTGTAGGCGGGTCCCAAAGCCTGAGTTGCTGCAGCAGAAGCCGGCGTGGTACCGTTTTCTCATGTATACACATTACAATGAGGAGTCAACAGAAGCAGGACCACTGCGTGCTTACGAGAGTCACCTGCTGGTAGCCTTTATGAAGCGGTACTACTGTGACTGGATCACCAACACCTATGTCAAACCATTTGTGGTTCTGTTCTACTTGGTATATGTTTCCTTTGCCCTCATGGGCTATCTACAGGTCAGTGAAGGGTCAGATCTTAGCAATGTAGTTGCCACTGAAACAAGCACTATAGCATACACCCGTGCACAACAGCGGTATTTCAGCAGCTACAGCCCTGTGATTGGCTTCTACATCTATGAGTCCATCGAGTACTGGAACACAAGCGTGCAAGACGACCTACTGGAATACACCAAAGGTTTTGAACGCATCTCCTGGTTTGAGAGTTATCTCAACTACCTTCATGGGCTGAACATCACCACTAGCCTGTCACGCAGCAACTTCACAGAACGCTTGCGGTCTGGCTTTTTGCGCCAACCCCGATATGTGCATTTCTCGGATGATATCATCTTTGCCAAACGTGCGGATGGAGAATTTGATGTGGTAGCCTCACGTGTGTTTCTAGTGGCCAAGACGACAGAAAACAAACGAGAGGAGATGTCTATCCTGCTGGACACACTAAGGAAGTTATCGTTGACCTCCAGGGTGAAGTTCATCATCTTCAATCCATCTTTTGTGTATATGGACCGTTATGCTTCATCTGTTGGAGCACCCCTGAAAAACTCTTGCATCGCTGCTCTCTTTCTGCTCTTCTTTTCCACCTTCTTGGCAGCTGACCCTCTGGTGAATGCCTGGTTGACTGTGACAGTTGCCTCTGTTGAGTTCGGGCTGGTGGGGTTCATGACCCTCTGGCAGGTAGAGTTGGACTGCGTCTCAGTACTGTGTCTGATCTATGGCGTGAACTATGCTGTAGACTCCAGTACTCCGCTGGTGTCTGCATTCGCTCTAGGCCGGGAATCCACCCGTACACGCTGGGTGAAACTGGCTCTGGAGCGACATGGAGTTCCTGCCCTTCAGAGCTACTTGTGTTACGGGGCTGCTCTGCTCCCTCTCGCAGCCGTGCCCTCAAACCTCACCCGCACGCTCTTCAGGTGCCTCTTTCTCACCGCCATCATCACCGCCTTCCACTGTTTGGCCATTCTCCCTGTCCTGCTTACCTTCTTGCCTCCCTCCAAGAAAAAACGGAGGGAGAGAAAGAATGCTGAGGAAAACCAGGAGGAAATTGAGTGCGTGGAGATGGTGGACAGCACGCGTGTAGTTGATCAGATTACCACTGTTTGA